Within Armatimonadia bacterium, the genomic segment GCGAACTGGGGCTCGCGGCCTTGCTGCTGGTGCTGCTCGTGGGGATCTCACTGGCTGCACCGACCTTCGCCCAGCCCCAGAATCTGGCGGACATCCTCGTCAACAACTCCCACTTGCTCATCGCCGCGGTCGGGATGACGCTGGTGATCCTCACCGCGGGCATCGACATCTCCATCGGCTCGGTCTTCGCGGTGGCGGCGACCCTTGCCGCAACCTGTGCCGCAGCCGGACTCCCGCCGATCGTGGTTCTGGCTGTGTCCCTCACGACCGGTGTAGTCCTTGGCGCCATCAACGCCGGGCTCATCACGGCGGCGGGCGTCCCACCGATCATCGCCACCCTGGCAACTCTCACGCTCTTCCGTCACGTGCTCATCCACTTCACGCGCGGCAAGTGGATCAACATCCCTTCCGACTTCCGGGAGCTTGGTCTCAGCACACCGCTCGGGGTGCCGCTGCCGGTGTGGATAGCGCTGGTGGCGGCGGTCGCCGTTGCAGCCATGGCTCGCTGGACGGCGCTCGGTCGCTCTATCTACGCCGTCGGCAGTCATCCCGAAGCCGCCGGCCGTGTCGGCATCTCCGTCCGGGGCGTGACCGCCTTCGTGTACCTGATGATGGGGGTGCTTACCGGTCTGGCGGCCTTCGTCTTCGCGGCCCGCTGGAGCGCCGTGCAGACCAACGCGGGCAACGGGATGGAGATGGTGGTCATCACCGCCGTGGTTGTTGGCGGCACGAGTGTCCTTGGCGGATCGGGGACCATCGGCGGCACGGTCCTCGGTGTCCTGCTGTTGGGGGTCATCGCCGGGTCGCTGACCCATCTGCACATAGAGCCCACCTGGGAGCGCGCCTTCCAAGGCGTGCTCATCCTCGGGGCCGTTGTGATCGACGCCCTGCGCTCACGCCGGGGAGGTGAGGCTGCATGACCCGTCTGCGCCTCTCTCGCGAGGTCCTTGCCATCTTCGGTCTGCTGGTTCTGACCATGCTGGCCATGGGACTGCTGAACCCGCACTTCTTCCAGCCCGACAACCTGCTGGAGATGTCGCGTTTCTTCGTCGAGACCGGCCTCATCGCCCTGGCCATGACCCCGATCCTCATCACTGGCGGCATCGACCTCTCCGTGGGGTCGATCGTCGGCCTGAGCGTGGTCGCCATGGGCATGGGCTGGCGCTACCTGCACCTGGGGCCGATGCCGGACCTCTGTCTGGGTCTTCTGGTCGGTGCCCTGGCCGGACTCCTCAATGGTCTGTTCATCGCCCGCGTCCGCATCCCGCCGCTGATTGTCACGCTGGCGACGATGGCCCTGTACCGAGGCATCGCCCTGGGTCTGGGCGCCGAGGCGCCGGTCAGCGACTTCCCGCCGAGCTACTACGACCTCGGCCAGTCCTACTACACGGTCCTTGGCGTACTGCAGGTGCCTCAGCAGCTCCCCATTTTCCTCGTCCTGGCGGTGCTCTCAGGGATCGTCCTGCATCGGACCGCCTTCGGGCGCCAGGTGTACGCCATCGGACACAACGAGCGGGGTGCCTGGTTCGCCGGGGTCCCGGTTGCGCGGGTCAAGATACTGCTCTACGTCTTTGCCGGACTCATGGCGGCGCTGGCCGGAGCGATCTTCCTCTCCCGGGTGGCGACCGCCAAGGCCGACGCAGGCACCTTCATGGAACTGGATGTCATCACGGTCTGCGTTCTGGGCGGCGTGAGTATCCAGGGCGGACGCGGGAGCACTCTCGGCAGTGTCCTGGGCCTGCTCGTCGTTGGCAGTCTCGTCCGTGGGCTGACTCT encodes:
- a CDS encoding ABC transporter permease, producing MTRLRLSREVLAIFGLLVLTMLAMGLLNPHFFQPDNLLEMSRFFVETGLIALAMTPILITGGIDLSVGSIVGLSVVAMGMGWRYLHLGPMPDLCLGLLVGALAGLLNGLFIARVRIPPLIVTLATMALYRGIALGLGAEAPVSDFPPSYYDLGQSYYTVLGVLQVPQQLPIFLVLAVLSGIVLHRTAFGRQVYAIGHNERGAWFAGVPVARVKILLYVFAGLMAALAGAIFLSRVATAKADAGTFMELDVITVCVLGGVSIQGGRGSTLGSVLGLLVVGSLVRGLTLARVPFEDQKIILGAVLITAALIQQFSARSRRRPSPSAAPPTQQATPDSPDQVPSKGECTR